CACTTCACATATCGGATTCGGATTCAGGCTCGGGAATGACGCAAGATGTCTTATCTCTTCCTCGGCCTTCCTGCGCTCGGTGATATCCCAGGCCAGGCCGTCAATCCATCGCGGCTGACCGGCCGTGTCCCTCGCCAATCGCCCGCGTGCGGCTATATGGCGGATGCGTCCGTCCGGCCAGACTGCCCGATACTCGACCTCGTACGGCGTGCCGCTTCGGATAGTCCGGTTAAGGGCAGCGGTGATGCCTTCTCGGTCATCGGGATGCACAGCTGCGTAAAACTCCTCGGTAGTCCCGCGGAAATAAGCCGGATCGATCCCCAGGCAGCGGCATGTCTGGTCGTCGAAATACCGCTTTTGTTCGCTTAAGTCCATCCTCCAGATCCCCATGTCAGCCGCGCGCAACGCCAGAGACAACTTCTCCTCGCTCACCCTGAGCGCCTCTTCACTGCGGGATTTCGCCAGGGCAACCGCGAGATACCCCGCGAGTCTTTCCCAATGGGCGATACCCTCCGGCGTGAACATTCCTTTTCGTCTGTCGTTCAATTGGATCAGACCCAAACGCTCCGCGCCGATGTATAACGGCGCCAGCGCCACCGATTCGTAACCCTCACCATTGCACCGGTTGCGCGTGCGCGTCTGGCGGTCTGCATCGGTGGTGCTGCCAAGGAGTTCCGTCGTGCTGTTTGTCCAGAAACTTCCGCCCTTGCTGAAGAACTGTTTTTCGGGGTCGAACCTTCCGCAGATGATATTTCCGCACATGCAGGCGAGAATCGGATTTCCCCATTCATCCTTTATGACGTTTCCGGATTCATCGCAGGAGCAGAGGGAGCCTTCCACCTGAATGAAATCTTTCGGGAAGCCCCGGGCCTCATAATAAGGATAATCGTCACCTTCTTTTAAGCGGATGCCGACAGCCTCGCAGCCGGATTGCTCCTGGAAGAAGGTCGCTGCCGATTTAATAAGATCATGAGTCCCTATGCTCTCATTTACGATATGCAGGAATTCCAGCGACACCTCGCGTTCGCGCTCGGCCCGGCGCACTTCCTCTTCCGCCCGCTTACGTTCAAGGATCTCCCAGGAAAAATCGCCCAAAAGCGTAGCGATCTCAATATCAGTCGCGGTATAGTCTGTCGGCTTGTTGCCGACTCCGATGACGGCCACAATCCGCTCGCCGCGCATAATAGGTATGACCATTTCACGAATTACCGGCGCGTGACCCGGGGGCATCCCCTTCCTGTGAGGCAATGACGCATAATCGTTATGGATGACGGGCTTTCGCTCTCGCACGCAATCCACCCATACGCCGGCTTGCGAGATATTGTAATGACTGCCCGCGCCCTCGGCGGTACACATGGAGGAGACGGTATTCGTGGACCATCGACGCAGCGAGAGCGTCTCCTGATCCGCCTCAAGAAAATGGTAGAAGCCGATCTTGCTGCCCGTTTGGCTTTCGATCTCATCGAGCGTCAGCTGCAGCGCTTCGTCAACGGATGTTTCACCGGTGTAAGCAGCCTCCAACATTCTGAACCGGGCCTTCATAACGCTCTCGGCCCGCCTGCGCTCCGTAATCTCTTTTTCAAGGTTGCTATAAGACAGGTGCAGTTTCTTTGTCATCGCGTCGAAGGCCGCAGAGAGCTCGGCAAATTCGTCATCACCTTTGAGGCCGATCCTGTGATTGAGGTCCCCTTCCCCAATCACGGCAGCGCCGTCGCGGAGCCTGGTGATACGGTCCGTTATCGCCCTGCCCGTCATCCATGAGTTCGCAAGTGTTAGCGAGCTGACAAGGAGGAACACAAAGGCGATGCCGCCTCCCGCAAGCCGTAAGGCCGAAACAAGGGCAGCACTGCTAGACTCCTGGAGCTTCCGTCCGAGCAGGGCCGCTTCGTAAACCCTCATGTTCAACTGACTGAGGAATCTGTCTTCGCTCTCCCTCGAAACAGAGGCGGACCTGCCCAACGATGCGCTCTCTCTCCGGTTTTCGACAATCGCCCTGAAGTTTTTTCCGATCGACTCATGACCCTTCATCAATGCGGCGATGGTCTCTCTGTCTTCGGGATCGGTAAACTTTTCCGACGCTACTGTGAGCAGTTCGGCTATCTCCCTGTGCTTGGCAGAGACCTGTTCCTTTGCCCTGTCGCTGCCGGTGCGCAGATAATCGGCCCTGAGCGTTCCCCTCTCAAACGAGGCCGTGATTATGCCGTCGGCGATCCTGTCGTTCTCCATCGCCCTCATCGCTCGGTGCATCGTCACAAGGAGCACGGCAATCACGGCAAAAGCCGACAGTGCCATAACGACTGCGTTAAGCCTCAGTCTCTGTTTAATCTGCATGGATCTTCTTCACCTCAGAATTCTCACGGCCTCGGGTTTGACCTCCTGGAGTCCCTTCAGATAGATGAAATCGAGATAATTAGGGATCTTCGTAGCACTTGTCAGCCCGTTCGCGATCGCCCATTGGGACTCATCCTCAAGCGCAAGGATTAATGCCTGATCAAGCGACACTCTGAAGGTCGTATCGGCCCACACGGCGCGAACGATCTCGATATCTATGCCGGTGAAATCAACCAAGATCTTTTGCGCTTGAGTTCCGTTCTGACTTACAAATTCCTCGGCCCTCACGAGAGCGCGGAGCATCTTCTTTACCCTTTCGGGGTTCTTGCGTATGAATTCCTGTGTAGCGACCAGATTGAAGGTCCAGGTGTAGATGTTTTCATCTTGAAATGTGATCCCGCGTCCGCCCAGTTTCTTTTGCGCCTGAAGCGTGTAGGGATTGAACGTCGAGGCAGCGTCGATATCGCCGTTTGCCAAAGCCTGAGGTATCTTCTCAGCCTTCAGATCAGCAAGTTCCACCTCTTTCGGTGCGACTCCTTTAGGAACCAAGATGGCGTCCAGAAAGTAATCGGAGGTTGTGCCTCTCGTAACTGCTACCTTCTTCCCCTTGAGATCCTTGAGGGTGAGAATCCCCCTGTCCCTTCTCGCGATTATTGCGTTGTCCCTGTGAGAAGACTCGATGGACGCGATAACCGATATTTTTTCACCCTTCATGATCGCGAACATCACCGGCGTTTCCGCGACAGTCGCAAAATCGGCCTGGCCCGACAGGACATCTTCGAGGGCGAGCTTCCCGTATGGATGGAGGTGCAGTATCGCCTCTAACCCTTCCCGTCTGTATAAACCCTGAACCTGCGCGACTTCGGCAAGCACCGCGTCGGTCGTTGCGGAAAGGGCTATCGTGACTTTCTCAGGAGGGCCGGAGGCCTTCTGGCCTGTCCGGGAGCATGAGAAGAGGCTTGCGCTCACCGACAGCGCCACGACCATAAATGTCATTCGGATCATAAGTGCTCTACCCCCAGCACTCATCTTCCGCATTCCTCTTGCTGTCGTTCTTCCCCTCACGTCGACCCTGGTTCCCTATCGCCTACGGCATGGCCCCTAAGAAACTTCTCTCTAATGAGGCGATCAGACCATCATCTCGGGAACAATCGGAAACATTATCGGATAACGGATATGTTTTTGTTACCTCAAAGAGAGAGGAACGTACTCTTTTCTGAGACCGGGTAAGGATGAGTAGTAGGACGGCCTCATCAGTCTTCCCTGTATGATCTCTTCAATCCGGTGGGCGGACCAGCCCGCGACCCTCGACATCGCGAAGATGGGGGTGAAGAGCTCTTTCGGTATTCCCATCGACCGGTAGACGAATCCCGAATAGAAATCGACGTTGGCCGCCGCTACCTTTCCCTTCTTCGCTTCGACGATTCTCGGCGCCAGCATCGCGATCTTCCTGTACAATGCAAACTCTTCGCTCATGCCGTTCTTCTCTGCGATCTCTTCCGCCTTGCGTTCCAGTATCTCTGCCCTCGGGTCCGACCTCGTGTATACCGCATGCCCGATGCCGTAGATCTTTCCCGTTTTGTCATTCGCCTTGCCGTCGAGAATCCTCTCGAGGTAGTGTGAGATTTCACAGTCATCGTCCCAGTCTTTCACGTTGGCCTTTATATTTTCGATCATGCCCTCAACCGCTTCATTGGCGCCCCCGTGGAGACGCCCTGAAAGTGAGGCGATCCCCGAGCATATCGCCATGTAACTGTTCGCGGCAGCGGAGGAGACGGTCCTGACGGTGAATGTCGAATTGTTGCCGCCGCCGTGTTCGGCATGGAGGACGAGCATCATGTCGAAGAGCGAAGCAGTGAGCCTGTCCGGTTTCTTTCCCTTCAACATGTAGAGGAAGTTCTCCGCGTGGCTGTAATCATCTCTCGGCTCCCGCAGCGCGCGCGCTCCTTTTGCGTGCGCGTTTGATGCCTGGTAGTTGTACGCGACGATCGTCGGAAACCTTGCGATGAGGTCGATGCACTGTCGTGCCAGATCCTTTATGTCGGTAGAGTCGGGGTTGTCATCGAAGAGATGCATCGCCGAAACGATCGTGTGAAGGGACCCCATCTGATCATCATGAGGCGGTCTGTTTACGATTATCTTTTTCGCTTCTTTCGGGAGGTGCCTTCTCTCGGCAAGCTCCTTCGTGAAGATGTCGAGGTGCTTCTGATTCGGGAGCTCTCCGGTGAGGAGGAGGTACGTCGTTTCCTCGTAGCCCCACCTCCC
This DNA window, taken from Thermodesulfovibrionales bacterium, encodes the following:
- a CDS encoding NrtA/SsuA/CpmA family ABC transporter substrate-binding protein translates to MIRMTFMVVALSVSASLFSCSRTGQKASGPPEKVTIALSATTDAVLAEVAQVQGLYRREGLEAILHLHPYGKLALEDVLSGQADFATVAETPVMFAIMKGEKISVIASIESSHRDNAIIARRDRGILTLKDLKGKKVAVTRGTTSDYFLDAILVPKGVAPKEVELADLKAEKIPQALANGDIDAASTFNPYTLQAQKKLGGRGITFQDENIYTWTFNLVATQEFIRKNPERVKKMLRALVRAEEFVSQNGTQAQKILVDFTGIDIEIVRAVWADTTFRVSLDQALILALEDESQWAIANGLTSATKIPNYLDFIYLKGLQEVKPEAVRILR
- a CDS encoding GAF domain-containing protein, whose protein sequence is MQIKQRLRLNAVVMALSAFAVIAVLLVTMHRAMRAMENDRIADGIITASFERGTLRADYLRTGSDRAKEQVSAKHREIAELLTVASEKFTDPEDRETIAALMKGHESIGKNFRAIVENRRESASLGRSASVSRESEDRFLSQLNMRVYEAALLGRKLQESSSAALVSALRLAGGGIAFVFLLVSSLTLANSWMTGRAITDRITRLRDGAAVIGEGDLNHRIGLKGDDEFAELSAAFDAMTKKLHLSYSNLEKEITERRRAESVMKARFRMLEAAYTGETSVDEALQLTLDEIESQTGSKIGFYHFLEADQETLSLRRWSTNTVSSMCTAEGAGSHYNISQAGVWVDCVRERKPVIHNDYASLPHRKGMPPGHAPVIREMVIPIMRGERIVAVIGVGNKPTDYTATDIEIATLLGDFSWEILERKRAEEEVRRAEREREVSLEFLHIVNESIGTHDLIKSAATFFQEQSGCEAVGIRLKEGDDYPYYEARGFPKDFIQVEGSLCSCDESGNVIKDEWGNPILACMCGNIICGRFDPEKQFFSKGGSFWTNSTTELLGSTTDADRQTRTRNRCNGEGYESVALAPLYIGAERLGLIQLNDRRKGMFTPEGIAHWERLAGYLAVALAKSRSEEALRVSEEKLSLALRAADMGIWRMDLSEQKRYFDDQTCRCLGIDPAYFRGTTEEFYAAVHPDDREGITAALNRTIRSGTPYEVEYRAVWPDGRIRHIAARGRLARDTAGQPRWIDGLAWDITERRKAEEEIRHLASFPSLNPNPICEVDSSGNVTFCNPAAGKTLEDIGLDRGEVAVFMPADMADILRLLERAEEATFYREVTVQDRVMGETIHLAPQFDVARIYALDITERKKAEREILRLSEEMAARNVELEAANRELEGFSYSVSHDLRAPLRHMTGFADLLERRSRAELDETSLHYVSVISQAAKKMGVLIDDLLAFSRIGRAEVRMKRVGLTALVKEVIQEVHAEVKGRDIAWKIGELSDTYGDPSMLKLVLANLVSNAVKFSQRRAQAEIEIGCREEKEEVVFFVKDNGVGFDMKYADQLFGVFQRLHPREEFEGTGIGLANVRRIIARHGGRTWAEGSPGEGATVYFALPKTKED
- a CDS encoding citrate synthase, with translation MQNVLTIIENLALKHDKIPPDLVRDKNIKLGLRNEDGTGVFVGITSKGQVIGYKKEIQGDGSEKKIDLGGELYYCGYNIKDLVRHQQEEGRWGYEETTYLLLTGELPNQKHLDIFTKELAERRHLPKEAKKIIVNRPPHDDQMGSLHTIVSAMHLFDDNPDSTDIKDLARQCIDLIARFPTIVAYNYQASNAHAKGARALREPRDDYSHAENFLYMLKGKKPDRLTASLFDMMLVLHAEHGGGNNSTFTVRTVSSAAANSYMAICSGIASLSGRLHGGANEAVEGMIENIKANVKDWDDDCEISHYLERILDGKANDKTGKIYGIGHAVYTRSDPRAEILERKAEEIAEKNGMSEEFALYRKIAMLAPRIVEAKKGKVAAANVDFYSGFVYRSMGIPKELFTPIFAMSRVAGWSAHRIEEIIQGRLMRPSYYSSLPGLRKEYVPLSLR